The following proteins are encoded in a genomic region of Bacillus sp. FJAT-22090:
- a CDS encoding nucleotide sugar dehydrogenase, producing the protein MSTYYEELLAKIENHTATIGVVGLGYVGLPLAVEKAKAGYNVIGFDVQESKVQQVNEGINYIGDVVDHDLKDMVESGHLKASSDYGSISSVDAVAICVPTPLDIYQQPDTSYVESSVNEIAKYAKKGTLVVLESTTYPGTTEEIIRKALEDKGFTVGEDIFIAYSPERIDPGNKSFNTKNTPKVVGGITEKCTNVAAALYSSVLDGDVHKVSSPAIAEMEKIFENTFRHINIALANEMAILCEKMGIDVWEVIDAAKTKPYGFMAFYPGPGLGGHCIPIDPFYLTWKAREYNYHTRLIELAGEINNSMPDYVITRAMQILNDEGKALRNAKVLLLGVAYKKDIDDMRESPSLKLVELLLHHGAEFKTVDPHVGKFRVNGQVLETTELTDELLDEADIVVLATDHTAFDYENIAKRSKVIFDTRNAFKGIETPNRYIKL; encoded by the coding sequence ATGTCTACATACTATGAAGAACTATTAGCGAAAATTGAGAACCACACAGCTACAATTGGTGTTGTGGGATTAGGTTACGTTGGATTACCACTTGCTGTTGAAAAAGCAAAAGCTGGTTACAATGTAATCGGTTTTGATGTACAAGAATCAAAAGTACAACAAGTTAATGAAGGTATTAACTATATCGGAGACGTAGTAGATCATGATTTAAAAGATATGGTAGAGTCAGGTCACTTAAAAGCATCTTCTGATTATGGTTCTATTAGCTCGGTAGATGCCGTAGCAATTTGTGTACCAACTCCATTAGATATTTACCAACAACCTGATACTTCTTACGTTGAAAGCTCAGTGAATGAAATTGCTAAATATGCTAAAAAAGGTACATTAGTAGTTCTAGAATCAACAACGTATCCTGGTACAACAGAAGAAATTATTAGAAAAGCATTAGAAGATAAAGGATTTACAGTTGGAGAAGATATTTTCATCGCTTATTCTCCAGAACGTATTGATCCAGGTAATAAAAGCTTTAATACAAAAAATACACCAAAAGTTGTTGGTGGTATAACGGAAAAATGTACAAATGTAGCAGCTGCACTTTATAGCAGTGTTTTAGATGGGGATGTTCATAAAGTATCCAGCCCAGCAATTGCTGAAATGGAAAAGATTTTTGAAAATACCTTCCGTCATATTAATATTGCCCTTGCAAACGAAATGGCTATTTTATGTGAAAAAATGGGAATTGACGTTTGGGAAGTTATTGATGCTGCAAAAACAAAACCATATGGCTTCATGGCGTTTTACCCAGGTCCTGGACTAGGTGGACACTGTATTCCAATCGATCCTTTCTATTTAACATGGAAAGCTAGAGAATATAACTACCACACTAGATTAATCGAATTAGCTGGTGAAATTAATAACTCTATGCCAGACTATGTTATCACTCGAGCAATGCAAATATTAAACGATGAAGGTAAAGCACTGCGTAACGCAAAAGTATTATTGCTTGGAGTTGCTTATAAAAAAGATATTGATGATATGCGCGAATCTCCATCATTAAAATTGGTTGAATTGTTATTACACCATGGTGCAGAGTTCAAAACGGTTGACCCGCATGTAGGGAAGTTCAGAGTAAATGGTCAAGTTTTAGAAACGACTGAATTAACGGATGAACTTCTAGATGAGGCAGATATCGTAGTCTTAGCAACGGATCATACTGCTTTTGATTATGAAAACATCGCGAAAAGATCAAAAGTAATTTTTGATACTCGTAATGCATTTAAAGGTATTGAAACTCCAAATCGTTATATCAAACTATAA
- a CDS encoding glycosyltransferase family 4 protein, protein MDIKLLLAFIVSLVTAIAVTPLVIKLAHKIGAVDKPNKRKVHQNVMPRLGGLAIFIAVTVGYFVAGLYEAKITGIMVGALIIIVLGIIDDKYEISAKIKLLGQILAACAVMGSGLTIEVLNIPFLGVFDLGIFSYLVTLFWILAITNAINLIDGLDGLSAGISSIVFASIAFLAFSADKMLILTLSLILLGSTLGFLFHNFYPAKIFMGDTGSMFLGYAIAILSLLGLYKSVTLFSFVVPVMILGVPIFDTSFAIIRRLVNRKPISVADKSHLHHRLLALGLTHRDTVLVIYGFGLIFSIAAITFETLTLRWAIFILVFILIAFEIIAEKIGLVNEDYRPIISVFRKVVGYKRN, encoded by the coding sequence TTGGATATAAAATTACTTCTTGCTTTTATCGTATCCCTGGTAACTGCTATCGCTGTTACTCCACTCGTTATAAAACTGGCACATAAAATTGGGGCTGTAGATAAACCTAACAAACGGAAGGTTCATCAAAACGTGATGCCAAGATTAGGTGGACTCGCAATATTCATTGCAGTTACAGTTGGATATTTTGTGGCAGGATTATATGAAGCAAAAATCACTGGTATTATGGTTGGTGCATTGATTATCATTGTTTTGGGAATAATAGATGATAAATATGAAATTTCTGCGAAAATAAAATTATTAGGCCAGATTCTTGCTGCTTGTGCAGTAATGGGAAGTGGTCTAACAATTGAAGTGTTAAATATCCCATTTTTAGGTGTATTTGATCTTGGGATATTTTCATATCTCGTTACATTATTTTGGATTTTGGCAATTACAAATGCAATCAACTTAATAGATGGTTTAGATGGGTTATCAGCAGGTATCTCCTCTATTGTATTTGCTAGTATTGCATTTCTGGCATTTTCAGCAGATAAAATGTTAATATTAACTCTTTCCTTAATATTGTTAGGTAGTACACTTGGATTTCTTTTTCACAACTTTTACCCAGCGAAAATCTTTATGGGTGATACAGGATCTATGTTTTTAGGATATGCTATCGCCATTCTATCGTTATTAGGATTGTACAAAAGTGTGACATTGTTTAGCTTTGTTGTACCAGTTATGATTTTAGGAGTACCAATTTTTGATACATCGTTTGCCATAATACGCAGACTTGTAAATAGAAAGCCGATATCGGTTGCAGATAAATCACATTTGCATCATCGATTATTAGCGCTTGGATTAACACATCGAGATACGGTATTAGTAATATACGGATTTGGTTTGATATTTAGTATCGCTGCCATTACTTTTGAAACGTTAACATTAAGATGGGCAATTTTTATCCTTGTCTTTATCTTGATCGCGTTTGAAATTATTGCAGAAAAAATTGGTCTTGTTAACGAAGATTATCGACCAATTATTTCTGTGTTCCGGAAGGTTGTTGGGTATAAGCGCAACTAG
- a CDS encoding acyltransferase, translating to MNFIHETAELGENTTVGYFSVIEEGAKIGNNVRVGNRVTIHAGSIIGDGTTIDDGAVVGKQPKPAKTSTMQITKEIPPLQLGKECTVGANTIIYRGAVIGESTLIADLATVREDVEVGSFVIIGRNVTVENFVKIGDRTKIQSNSYITAHSTLEDRVFIAPCVTTTNDNFMGRTEARFDKIKGATVKRGARVGGASIILPGITIAEETFVAAGAIVTKDTEEKTVIKGFPAKFLKNVPEEELL from the coding sequence ATGAACTTTATACATGAAACTGCTGAACTTGGCGAAAATACAACTGTTGGTTATTTCTCAGTCATTGAAGAAGGCGCGAAAATTGGTAACAATGTTCGAGTAGGTAATCGTGTAACGATTCATGCTGGCTCAATTATCGGTGATGGTACAACAATTGATGATGGAGCTGTAGTAGGAAAACAACCGAAACCTGCTAAAACTAGCACGATGCAAATTACAAAAGAAATTCCGCCTCTACAACTTGGAAAAGAATGTACTGTTGGAGCTAATACAATTATATATAGAGGTGCAGTGATTGGTGAAAGTACACTAATCGCTGACCTTGCAACTGTACGTGAAGATGTTGAAGTTGGCTCATTTGTTATAATCGGTCGTAATGTTACAGTAGAAAACTTCGTGAAAATTGGTGACCGTACTAAAATTCAATCGAATTCTTATATTACAGCGCATTCTACTTTAGAAGATCGAGTATTCATCGCACCATGTGTGACGACAACAAATGATAACTTTATGGGTAGAACAGAAGCACGTTTTGATAAAATTAAAGGTGCAACTGTAAAAAGAGGAGCTCGCGTAGGTGGAGCATCTATTATTCTTCCTGGAATTACAATTGCAGAAGAAACCTTTGTTGCAGCTGGAGCAATTGTTACAAAAGATACGGAAGAAAAAACTGTCATAAAAGGTTTCCCTGCAAAATTCTTGAAAAATGTACCTGAGGAGGAACTTCTCTAA
- a CDS encoding Gfo/Idh/MocA family protein — translation MIQFAIVGMGFIADKHIAAIRNTEGANLFAICDTNPDRLIIDDENVLKYTDLDKMLADNPQIDVVNICVPSGLHANLTKIVAKYKKHIITEKPMALNSADAKEMMDVANSEGVKLAIVHPNRYRPAIMEVRKLMDANGFGKISHANATVRWNRGQEYYDQAPWRGTKKFDGGVLMNQAIHNLDLLLWFMGPVKSVQGLVATRFRDIETEDVATGIVEFESGALGVIEAATTIYPQNLEESLSIFGETASVKVSGKNALYIETWDVEGYKDEEVESLKSRIQNDPWGKKGHDCIIEDMVAAINENREPAVSGIDGYNPVRLIEAIIESSETGKRISFS, via the coding sequence ATGATTCAATTTGCAATTGTAGGTATGGGTTTCATCGCAGATAAACATATAGCTGCTATTCGCAATACAGAAGGCGCAAACTTATTTGCCATTTGTGATACAAACCCAGATAGACTAATAATAGATGATGAAAACGTATTAAAATATACTGACTTAGATAAAATGCTTGCGGACAACCCTCAAATTGACGTAGTGAATATTTGTGTGCCATCTGGTCTTCACGCTAATTTGACTAAGATTGTTGCAAAGTATAAAAAACATATAATTACAGAAAAACCGATGGCTTTAAATTCAGCAGATGCGAAAGAGATGATGGACGTAGCAAACTCTGAGGGTGTAAAACTTGCAATTGTTCATCCAAATAGATACCGTCCGGCAATTATGGAAGTTCGTAAACTGATGGATGCTAATGGTTTTGGTAAGATAAGCCATGCAAATGCAACTGTTCGATGGAACAGAGGACAAGAATATTACGATCAAGCTCCGTGGAGAGGAACGAAAAAATTTGACGGTGGCGTTCTAATGAATCAAGCAATACATAATTTGGATTTGCTTTTATGGTTTATGGGCCCAGTGAAATCGGTTCAAGGTTTGGTCGCAACAAGATTCCGTGATATTGAAACAGAAGACGTTGCTACTGGAATTGTCGAATTTGAAAGTGGGGCACTTGGCGTAATAGAAGCTGCTACAACCATCTATCCTCAAAACCTTGAAGAATCCCTTTCTATTTTTGGAGAAACTGCTAGTGTGAAAGTTAGTGGGAAAAATGCTTTATATATTGAAACGTGGGATGTAGAAGGTTATAAAGATGAGGAAGTAGAATCTTTAAAATCACGTATACAAAACGATCCTTGGGGTAAAAAAGGACACGATTGTATTATTGAGGATATGGTAGCTGCAATAAATGAAAATCGTGAGCCAGCTGTTAGTGGTATAGACGGATATAATCCAGTTCGTTTGATCGAAGCTATTATTGAATCATCCGAAACAGGAAAACGTATTTCTTTCTCTTAA
- the secA gene encoding preprotein translocase subunit SecA, which translates to MLHSIKKMISGEVIELKQLKKIVSKINTLEDSFTNKTDAELKAYSDLFREQLNSGVSPEELIVEAFAVVREASKRVLDKRHYDSQLMGGAVLTQSQIAQMQTGEGKTLVATLPAYVMALFGKGTHIITANEYLASRDYEQMKPLFEFLGLTVGLNVSGMETDEKQAAYNCDITYGTGTEFGFDYLRDHMVKGDDQLVQRPLFYALIDEVDSILIDEARTPLIIAGKSNASLNLFPIMHLVIDSFQDDEDYKYYPETKQIVLLDNGADRLEAAFGIDNVYDSEHREFMHIAMQTLRAKVVMRKDVDYIVKDDKIMIVDPYTGRIMEGRTFSDGLHQALEAKEKVTVKEENNTQASVMIQHYFRLYKHVSGMTGSAVPSRDEFWETYNLRVTEIPTNKPNKRVDMDTLVYLTAKDKMKKIVEETQIYHETGRPVLIGTTSIEQSEKYSAHLYELGIEHSILNAKTVEDEAELIASAGQMNKIMLATNMAGRGTDIMLGEGVAELGGLHIIGTELHSSARIDMQLRGRGGRQGDPGSTQFIVSLEDELFHYYDEEEFAKYKGKVKTDSTGLILSPNPTKFVYNVQKVIEGIHFSSRSHLLKLDDINNDQQKVMYNYREKALKVENMQSLIIDAMHERQSKLVEDLLDLNIDDATHSSIFNEILDEIKIISMLTSNEENRYASLDKENKEQLKTVLVEVYNNALEISSSTSTEDEIWKNIQPIYMEILDRLWITHLDNLHHLREGISIRGYGQEDPYRLYSFDALQMFNEMLHSFFRDVIRYYLQLNATKVEE; encoded by the coding sequence ATGTTACATTCTATTAAAAAAATGATTTCAGGCGAAGTCATTGAACTTAAACAGCTTAAAAAAATAGTTTCTAAAATAAATACTTTAGAAGATTCTTTTACAAATAAAACAGACGCGGAACTGAAAGCTTATTCTGACCTGTTTAGGGAACAATTAAATAGTGGTGTTTCACCAGAAGAATTAATTGTGGAAGCATTTGCGGTTGTTCGAGAAGCTTCCAAACGTGTACTAGATAAGCGGCATTATGACTCTCAGCTAATGGGAGGGGCAGTTTTAACTCAATCTCAAATAGCACAAATGCAGACAGGAGAAGGAAAAACCTTAGTTGCTACCCTCCCTGCCTATGTTATGGCTCTATTTGGAAAAGGAACTCACATTATTACAGCAAACGAATACTTGGCAAGTCGAGATTACGAACAAATGAAGCCTTTGTTTGAGTTTTTAGGTTTGACAGTTGGACTTAATGTTTCAGGTATGGAAACAGATGAAAAGCAAGCTGCTTACAATTGCGACATTACTTATGGGACTGGAACAGAATTTGGTTTTGATTATTTAAGGGACCATATGGTTAAAGGCGATGACCAATTAGTTCAAAGACCATTGTTTTATGCTTTGATCGATGAAGTAGATAGTATATTAATAGATGAAGCGCGAACTCCTTTAATTATTGCAGGGAAATCGAATGCAAGTTTAAACTTATTTCCAATTATGCATCTTGTCATCGACTCTTTTCAAGATGATGAAGACTATAAGTATTATCCTGAAACAAAACAAATCGTGTTGCTCGATAATGGCGCAGACCGTTTAGAAGCAGCTTTCGGCATTGATAATGTATACGATAGCGAGCACCGTGAATTTATGCATATTGCAATGCAGACCCTTCGAGCTAAAGTTGTTATGCGTAAGGATGTAGATTATATTGTCAAAGATGATAAGATCATGATTGTCGATCCATACACAGGTCGTATTATGGAAGGCCGTACATTTAGTGATGGGTTACACCAAGCATTAGAAGCAAAAGAAAAGGTTACGGTGAAAGAAGAGAATAATACGCAAGCTTCTGTTATGATTCAGCACTACTTTAGATTATATAAACATGTATCTGGTATGACAGGAAGTGCTGTTCCTTCACGTGATGAATTTTGGGAAACGTATAATTTAAGAGTAACTGAAATTCCTACGAATAAACCAAATAAACGTGTAGACATGGACACACTTGTATACTTAACTGCTAAAGATAAAATGAAAAAAATTGTAGAAGAAACACAAATATACCATGAGACAGGACGCCCGGTATTAATAGGTACTACTTCTATAGAACAATCAGAAAAATATTCTGCTCACTTATATGAATTGGGCATTGAACATTCTATCTTAAATGCAAAAACTGTAGAAGACGAAGCAGAACTAATCGCAAGTGCAGGACAAATGAATAAAATTATGTTAGCAACGAATATGGCTGGTCGTGGAACAGACATTATGTTGGGTGAGGGTGTAGCAGAGCTAGGTGGTCTACATATTATCGGCACCGAGCTCCACAGTAGTGCTCGTATCGACATGCAGCTTCGTGGCCGTGGAGGTCGTCAAGGTGATCCGGGTAGCACTCAATTTATTGTTTCACTTGAAGATGAGCTTTTCCATTACTACGATGAAGAAGAGTTTGCTAAGTATAAAGGTAAAGTGAAAACGGATAGCACCGGCTTAATTCTTTCGCCTAATCCCACGAAGTTTGTATATAATGTACAAAAGGTTATTGAAGGTATTCATTTCTCTAGTAGATCTCATCTATTAAAATTGGATGATATTAATAACGATCAACAAAAGGTAATGTATAACTACCGTGAAAAAGCATTAAAAGTAGAAAATATGCAATCGTTAATTATTGATGCAATGCATGAGCGACAAAGTAAGCTAGTGGAAGACCTTCTTGATTTGAATATAGACGATGCTACGCATTCTTCCATTTTCAATGAAATTTTAGACGAGATTAAAATTATTTCCATGCTAACCTCTAATGAAGAAAATAGATACGCTTCTTTAGATAAGGAAAACAAAGAACAACTTAAAACAGTATTAGTTGAGGTTTATAATAATGCATTGGAAATTTCAAGCTCTACTAGTACTGAAGATGAAATTTGGAAGAACATCCAACCTATATATATGGAGATTTTAGATAGATTATGGATTACCCATTTAGACAATCTCCATCATTTAAGAGAAGGTATAAGTATACGAGGATATGGTCAAGAGGATCCATACCGACTGTATTCTTTTGATGCTCTTCAGATGTTTAATGAAATGCTTCATTCCTTCTTCCGAGATGTTATTCGGTATTATTTACAACTGAATGCAACAAAAGTAGAAGAATAA
- a CDS encoding phosphodiester glycosidase family protein, translating into MKQKMLYFFIVFAIVTGAIFQPSQAEAQTTKVYWDGILMVPGQVGKIKVVKPINLWKRTSNGLVFERVLKVGEQYRVYRYDNLYGGQYGLGGNMYITKMAGYVEYKTPSKAKLKELANAQGNTVPGNSSNLFPTEATPTLTGGKVLSQSVTQLAPGIRKKYFDIDGAIGAQNVFMIEYDGKTSNIGFKTELAKDQLIGLETTSSQANSVEQNDSYHVVAGVNADYFDKQGQPIDLMMMDGSIVSTPQTNINELAALGIKGDNKAIIGAPKVSMSVSVNGQSYAINSVNRKRLANHLVVYTRDFAATTNTNELGTEVRVKVESGKLNGQEVLTGTVIENVSGVGNAPLNKGEIILSGHNFASQFLQNVEVGDKIEIQTTFTPAEWNEVREAVSGRYHLVKNGTIQTIKVAGVAPRTAVGVRNDGSIFTTVIDGRTTESKGLTLQNTAKLMKDLGANYAMTFDGGGSSTQVTRNLGDSKVTVDNKPSDGNERAVSNSLLFISKYKTGPLYTITPASNVMEVFQGAAYTELSVPVKGIDQYMNPVAVSGNGKVTSSILKSSGGKQVVSAAPGTYSGVVTYDGKTTNIKIKVTNTLDSIVPSNSFLEVAKGQTVQVSVKGMKNGQAVLTEASAFNWTSTVGTVQANGKFTAQNKDGVGTITVKYGTKSITIPVIVGNVAPTILESFNKGIFNYEATGDRVKSVSVQEAKNDRDGTKAIKLVYDFTNTSGTSGAYVNAKTKLTISTPAKKIGMWVKGDGKGNWLRAQLEDATGKVVHLDFDKNVNWTDWRFVEANLPTGLSYPLKMDLPIRYMQTENANKSNGEIIIDDIQSIYKD; encoded by the coding sequence ATGAAACAAAAAATGCTATACTTTTTTATTGTTTTTGCTATCGTCACGGGTGCAATTTTCCAACCAAGCCAAGCAGAAGCACAAACTACCAAAGTTTATTGGGACGGTATTTTAATGGTTCCTGGTCAAGTCGGTAAAATTAAAGTAGTAAAACCGATCAATCTTTGGAAACGTACTTCAAATGGTTTAGTGTTTGAAAGAGTTTTAAAAGTAGGCGAGCAGTATCGAGTGTACCGTTATGATAACTTATATGGCGGTCAATACGGACTTGGCGGTAATATGTACATTACGAAAATGGCAGGCTATGTGGAGTACAAAACGCCTTCTAAAGCAAAATTAAAAGAGTTGGCAAATGCACAAGGAAATACAGTGCCAGGTAATTCATCAAATTTATTCCCAACTGAAGCTACACCAACCCTTACAGGTGGTAAAGTCTTGAGTCAATCTGTAACTCAACTTGCACCAGGAATACGTAAAAAGTACTTTGATATAGATGGTGCGATTGGTGCACAAAACGTATTTATGATTGAATATGATGGCAAAACATCTAATATCGGATTTAAAACAGAACTTGCTAAAGACCAATTAATTGGTCTTGAAACAACTTCTTCCCAAGCGAATAGTGTGGAACAAAATGATTCTTACCATGTTGTAGCGGGAGTGAACGCCGATTATTTTGATAAGCAAGGTCAGCCTATTGATTTGATGATGATGGATGGTTCCATTGTTTCCACTCCACAAACAAACATAAATGAATTAGCAGCTTTAGGTATTAAAGGAGACAATAAAGCGATTATTGGTGCTCCCAAAGTATCGATGAGTGTTTCTGTGAACGGTCAATCTTATGCTATTAACTCTGTTAATAGAAAAAGATTAGCGAATCATTTAGTAGTTTATACAAGAGACTTTGCAGCAACAACCAATACGAATGAGCTTGGTACAGAAGTTAGAGTGAAAGTAGAATCAGGTAAATTAAATGGACAGGAAGTTTTAACTGGAACAGTAATTGAGAATGTTTCTGGAGTAGGAAATGCTCCTTTAAATAAAGGAGAAATCATTTTATCTGGACATAATTTTGCAAGTCAATTCTTACAAAATGTGGAAGTTGGGGATAAAATTGAGATTCAAACAACATTTACTCCGGCTGAATGGAACGAAGTAAGAGAAGCTGTGAGTGGACGTTATCATTTAGTGAAAAACGGTACGATCCAAACGATTAAAGTTGCAGGAGTAGCACCGCGAACAGCTGTTGGTGTCAGGAACGACGGAAGTATATTTACAACCGTTATAGATGGAAGAACAACTGAAAGTAAGGGTTTAACGTTACAAAACACGGCTAAATTGATGAAAGATTTAGGTGCAAATTATGCCATGACCTTTGATGGCGGTGGTTCTTCTACTCAAGTTACAAGAAATCTTGGTGATAGCAAAGTAACTGTAGATAATAAACCATCCGATGGAAATGAGCGAGCGGTATCAAACAGTTTATTATTTATTAGTAAATATAAAACAGGTCCTTTATATACAATCACACCAGCATCCAATGTAATGGAGGTATTCCAAGGAGCTGCATACACAGAGTTATCTGTTCCTGTAAAAGGAATCGATCAATACATGAATCCGGTGGCTGTATCTGGGAATGGAAAAGTTACTTCATCCATTTTAAAATCAAGTGGTGGGAAACAAGTAGTGTCAGCGGCTCCAGGAACTTATTCAGGGGTAGTAACTTATGATGGAAAAACAACGAACATCAAAATCAAAGTAACAAATACTCTAGATAGTATTGTTCCATCTAATAGTTTCTTAGAAGTAGCAAAAGGACAAACGGTACAAGTTTCTGTAAAAGGAATGAAAAATGGACAAGCAGTCTTAACAGAAGCATCTGCATTTAACTGGACTTCGACTGTCGGAACGGTACAAGCTAATGGAAAGTTTACTGCTCAAAATAAAGATGGTGTTGGTACAATTACAGTGAAGTATGGAACAAAATCTATTACCATTCCTGTAATTGTAGGTAATGTTGCTCCAACTATATTAGAATCTTTTAATAAAGGTATTTTTAATTATGAAGCAACAGGAGACCGTGTGAAATCTGTTTCTGTTCAGGAAGCTAAGAATGATAGAGACGGTACGAAAGCTATTAAACTAGTTTATGATTTTACGAATACTTCAGGAACTTCCGGAGCATACGTTAACGCAAAAACTAAATTAACAATCAGTACTCCTGCTAAAAAAATCGGTATGTGGGTTAAAGGTGATGGAAAAGGTAACTGGTTGAGAGCACAACTTGAAGATGCAACTGGAAAAGTAGTACATCTTGACTTTGATAAAAATGTAAATTGGACTGACTGGAGATTTGTAGAAGCAAACCTACCGACAGGTTTGTCTTATCCACTAAAAATGGATCTTCCAATTCGTTACATGCAAACAGAAAATGCGAATAAATCAAATGGTGAAATAATTATTGATGATATTCAATCCATTTATAAAGACTGA
- a CDS encoding DegT/DnrJ/EryC1/StrS family aminotransferase: protein MKVPMLDLSEQYASLKSEVLEALDSVMSSSQFILGDNVKKLEADIAKYSNVSHGIGCGNGSDAIHIALQAAGIGAGDEVITTPFTFFATGGAIVRAGATPVYADIDPVTFNLDPAEIEKHITDRTKAIIPVHLYGQMADMVRIREIADKHNLIVVEDGAQAIGAKQGEYSVGQLGDAATYSFFPTKNLGAYGDGGMVVTNNDDIAEKSRVIRVHGSKPKYYHSVLGYNSRLDEIQAAVLNVKFPHLDKWGEQRREHAEFYTNLLNEKVSEHVQTPVIAEGFYHVFHQYTILTERRDELQAYLKENGVATMIYYPLPLHVQPVFESLGYKKGDFPKAEKAADQALSLPMFPELKEEQQQYVVEKIAEFFAK, encoded by the coding sequence ATGAAAGTACCAATGTTAGATTTATCTGAGCAATATGCATCTTTAAAAAGTGAAGTATTGGAAGCATTAGATAGTGTTATGAGTAGTTCACAATTTATTCTAGGTGATAACGTGAAGAAACTGGAAGCGGATATCGCTAAGTATAGTAATGTTTCTCATGGTATAGGTTGTGGAAATGGTAGTGATGCAATACATATTGCTCTACAAGCTGCTGGAATTGGTGCTGGAGATGAAGTAATTACAACACCTTTTACATTTTTTGCAACAGGTGGAGCAATTGTAAGAGCTGGAGCAACTCCAGTTTATGCTGATATTGATCCAGTAACGTTTAATCTTGATCCTGCAGAAATTGAAAAACATATTACAGATAGAACAAAAGCGATTATTCCGGTACATCTATATGGTCAAATGGCAGATATGGTGCGCATTCGTGAAATCGCTGATAAACATAACCTAATTGTAGTTGAAGATGGAGCTCAAGCAATTGGAGCTAAACAAGGTGAATATTCAGTTGGTCAATTAGGAGATGCAGCTACTTATAGTTTCTTCCCGACTAAAAACCTTGGTGCATATGGTGATGGTGGAATGGTCGTTACAAATAACGATGATATCGCTGAAAAAAGTAGAGTAATTCGTGTGCATGGTAGTAAACCAAAATACTATCATAGCGTTCTTGGGTATAATAGCCGTTTAGACGAGATACAAGCAGCTGTATTAAATGTGAAGTTCCCTCATTTAGATAAATGGGGTGAACAACGCAGAGAGCATGCAGAATTCTACACAAACTTACTAAATGAAAAAGTGTCTGAACATGTTCAAACACCTGTAATAGCAGAAGGGTTCTATCACGTATTTCACCAATACACAATATTGACTGAACGCCGCGATGAATTACAAGCTTACTTAAAAGAAAACGGTGTTGCAACGATGATTTATTACCCTCTACCATTGCATGTTCAACCTGTTTTTGAAAGCTTAGGCTATAAAAAAGGGGATTTCCCTAAAGCAGAAAAAGCTGCAGATCAAGCACTTTCTTTACCGATGTTCCCAGAATTAAAAGAGGAACAACAACAATACGTTGTAGAGAAGATTGCTGAGTTTTTTGCGAAATAA